The Anaeromicrobium sediminis genome includes a region encoding these proteins:
- a CDS encoding BMC domain-containing protein — translation MSQALGLVETKGLVGAIEAADAMVKAANVTIVSYEKIGFGLVTVMVRGDVGAVKAATDAGAEAARSVGELHSIHVIPRPHAEVERVILNKE, via the coding sequence ATGAGTCAAGCATTAGGTTTAGTTGAAACTAAAGGTTTAGTAGGAGCTATAGAGGCAGCAGATGCCATGGTTAAAGCAGCCAATGTAACAATAGTAAGTTATGAGAAGATAGGTTTTGGACTAGTAACAGTTATGGTAAGAGGAGATGTAGGGGCGGTTAAAGCAGCTACAGATGCAGGAGCAGAAGCGGCTAGATCAGTAGGAGAACTTCATTCTATACACGTAATTCCACGTCCACACGCTGAAGTTGAAAGAGTTATATTAAATAAAGAATAG
- the ftcD gene encoding glutamate formimidoyltransferase, with protein sequence MDERKYILAVPNFSEGRRTEVVEAIVDQVKNIDGVKLVSYEPEHDFNRTVVTLIGEPKPLKGALINLASKSYELINMEEQSGTHPRIGAQDTIPIFPFKNISIEECKDFIEDLAVELYEKCEVPLYFSGLNARCEERKALSFIRKGQYEGLKEVAHTDERKPDMGPAKLHTTAGATILSADFEGLTAYNVFLDTENVQIAKKIAKAVRGPSGGFSTVRAVGIKFPEREGVVVSMNMFDCGKTPLYRTFNFVKQEAVRYGVAVTGSELVGPVKLDYLLNSLEYLLGLENFTKEQILETHLMD encoded by the coding sequence ATGGATGAAAGAAAGTACATCTTAGCAGTTCCAAACTTTAGTGAAGGAAGGAGAACAGAAGTAGTTGAAGCTATAGTTGATCAAGTTAAAAACATAGATGGGGTAAAACTTGTAAGCTATGAACCAGAACATGATTTCAATAGAACTGTAGTAACTTTAATAGGTGAACCTAAACCACTTAAGGGAGCACTTATTAATTTGGCAAGTAAAAGCTATGAACTGATTAATATGGAAGAACAATCTGGTACCCATCCTAGAATAGGAGCTCAGGACACTATACCTATTTTCCCATTTAAGAACATTTCCATAGAAGAATGCAAAGACTTTATAGAAGACCTAGCTGTAGAACTTTATGAAAAGTGTGAAGTACCATTATATTTCTCAGGGTTAAATGCAAGATGTGAGGAAAGAAAGGCTTTATCATTTATTAGAAAAGGACAATATGAAGGTTTAAAGGAAGTTGCACACACAGACGAAAGAAAACCTGATATGGGACCTGCTAAATTACATACAACTGCAGGAGCAACTATTCTAAGTGCTGACTTTGAAGGATTAACTGCATACAATGTTTTCTTAGATACGGAGAATGTGCAGATAGCTAAAAAGATAGCAAAGGCTGTAAGAGGTCCAAGTGGTGGATTCTCAACAGTAAGAGCAGTAGGGATCAAATTCCCTGAAAGAGAAGGTGTAGTTGTATCAATGAATATGTTTGATTGTGGCAAGACACCTTTATATAGGACTTTCAACTTTGTAAAACAAGAAGCAGTAAGATACGGTGTTGCAGTTACTGGCTCTGAGCTAGTTGGTCCAGTTAAATTAGATTATTTACTAAATTCTTTAGAGTATTTACTTGGTCTTGAAAACTTTACAAAGGAACAAATCTTAGAAACACACTTGATGGACTAA
- a CDS encoding BMC domain-containing protein, with translation MRQAIGFFEIRSKVAAIQAADTMLKTADVRIKDFNLVGSGVISVIIEGDVAAVRAAIENAKATAGNMAEVISINVIPRPNEEVDKLFGE, from the coding sequence ATGAGGCAAGCAATTGGATTCTTCGAGATTAGGAGCAAGGTAGCCGCAATACAGGCTGCAGATACTATGCTCAAGACCGCCGATGTAAGGATAAAGGATTTTAATTTAGTAGGTTCCGGAGTGATTTCAGTTATTATTGAAGGGGATGTAGCCGCAGTAAGAGCTGCAATTGAGAATGCAAAGGCTACAGCTGGAAATATGGCTGAGGTAATATCCATTAATGTAATACCTAGGCCTAATGAAGAAGTTGACAAATTATTTGGCGAGTAA
- the allB gene encoding allantoinase AllB has protein sequence MNYDVIVKNARIPQGNDTVLTNILVKDEKIVGFTLDLDGIQGNKVIDAEGHLTLPGCIDSHTHINDPGFTHRENFLTGTSAAASGGVTTIVDMPCCSVPSVRSVENLEHKLNAIKNKAIVDYGMWGGVTGEDVRNGWLHNVKEQADYGVLAFKVYMTPSVPTYPRVTDPEMLEAFKAVAETGLPIGIHAENFAMCDFYVKKFEKEGRTDGPAWAEARMTLAEKVAIELGISFAEEAGARLHIVHMSTGVGAKLVGDAKKRGLDVTAETCPHYLTLNYKDAMTEFMQFAKIAPPLRTKSDNEEHWKALQDGRIDFVATDHAPYEIPTEKEAEGMHIWNAFPGIPGVETMVPMIVSEGYNKGRLSLSRLVEVLCSSPAKHYGIYPKKGAMFIGSDADFTIIDLEKEWTIDKDKMYTMAKYTPFHGYKLKGKPVKTVVRGKLVYDDESGIVGEEGYGEFIRRQNIQKLDKAIKY, from the coding sequence ATGAATTACGATGTTATTGTAAAAAATGCACGCATACCACAGGGGAATGATACAGTTCTTACAAATATATTAGTGAAGGACGAAAAAATTGTAGGCTTTACATTAGATTTAGATGGTATTCAAGGTAATAAGGTTATAGATGCAGAGGGACATCTTACTCTACCAGGATGCATAGATTCTCATACACATATAAATGACCCTGGATTTACCCATAGAGAAAACTTTTTAACTGGAACCTCTGCAGCAGCAAGTGGTGGAGTTACAACTATAGTTGATATGCCATGTTGCTCCGTACCATCAGTAAGAAGCGTAGAAAACTTAGAACACAAACTTAATGCTATAAAGAATAAGGCCATAGTTGATTATGGTATGTGGGGAGGAGTTACTGGCGAAGACGTTAGAAATGGATGGCTTCATAATGTTAAAGAACAAGCTGATTACGGTGTTTTAGCGTTTAAAGTTTATATGACTCCTTCAGTTCCAACATATCCAAGGGTTACTGATCCTGAAATGCTTGAAGCTTTCAAGGCTGTAGCAGAAACTGGGCTTCCAATAGGAATTCACGCTGAAAACTTTGCAATGTGCGATTTCTATGTTAAGAAGTTTGAAAAAGAAGGAAGAACTGATGGTCCTGCATGGGCTGAAGCGAGAATGACTTTAGCTGAAAAGGTTGCCATTGAGTTAGGTATTAGCTTTGCTGAAGAAGCAGGAGCTAGATTACATATAGTTCACATGAGTACTGGAGTCGGTGCAAAACTAGTTGGAGATGCAAAGAAAAGAGGATTAGATGTTACTGCTGAAACTTGCCCTCACTACTTAACTCTAAATTATAAAGATGCAATGACAGAATTCATGCAGTTTGCAAAAATTGCTCCTCCACTTAGAACTAAGTCAGATAATGAAGAACATTGGAAGGCGCTACAAGATGGTAGAATCGACTTCGTAGCCACAGATCATGCTCCATATGAAATACCTACTGAGAAAGAAGCGGAAGGAATGCATATATGGAATGCTTTTCCAGGAATTCCAGGAGTAGAGACTATGGTTCCAATGATAGTAAGTGAAGGATACAATAAGGGCAGATTGAGCTTGAGCAGATTAGTAGAGGTACTTTGCAGTAGTCCAGCAAAACACTATGGAATATATCCTAAGAAAGGTGCCATGTTCATTGGATCAGATGCCGACTTTACTATTATAGACTTGGAAAAAGAATGGACTATAGACAAGGACAAAATGTATACAATGGCTAAGTATACTCCTTTCCATGGCTATAAATTAAAGGGTAAGCCAGTTAAAACAGTAGTTAGAGGTAAATTAGTTTATGATGATGAATCTGGAATCGTTGGAGAAGAAGGATATGGAGAGTTCATAAGAAGACAAAATATTCAAAAGCTTGATAAGGCCATTAAATACTAA
- a CDS encoding BMC domain-containing protein encodes MGMALGLIETVGLSAAAAALDAAADTADVKLAGYEKVIGVGKSVSVTINLVGEVASVQAAVEYGVKAAEKVGTVLSSKVIPRPHEDVDKLIDMFNKNIKKDKKKEVEKKQTDERNENEE; translated from the coding sequence ATGGGTATGGCACTAGGACTTATAGAGACCGTAGGACTATCGGCAGCAGCGGCAGCCTTGGATGCAGCAGCAGATACTGCTGATGTAAAGCTTGCTGGATATGAAAAGGTTATAGGTGTAGGTAAATCTGTAAGTGTAACCATAAATCTAGTTGGTGAAGTAGCATCAGTACAGGCTGCAGTTGAATATGGAGTTAAGGCTGCTGAAAAGGTGGGCACAGTCTTATCATCTAAAGTAATACCAAGACCCCACGAAGATGTGGATAAACTAATAGACATGTTTAACAAAAATATCAAAAAAGATAAAAAGAAAGAAGTTGAGAAAAAACAAACTGATGAAAGAAATGAAAATGAAGAATAA
- a CDS encoding cysteine hydrolase family protein: MPRHAIVVIDMLNDFVGEKAPLRCPGADDIIPDLQKLFKWVRQRENDDIHLVHIQEAHRKNDADFRVRPVHAVKGTWGSDFIEELYPEGDEYIVPKRRHSGFAHTDLDLYLREENIDTVVVTGVWTNVCVRSTASDALYNAYKVITLSDGCASKTKEMHEYGLNDLSIFTKVMSIDEYIESWEKGLDPWIGGGDKENKVE, from the coding sequence ATGCCAAGACACGCCATAGTTGTAATAGATATGTTAAATGATTTTGTTGGAGAGAAGGCTCCACTGAGATGTCCGGGAGCTGATGATATTATACCTGATTTACAAAAATTATTTAAATGGGTTAGACAGAGAGAAAATGATGATATCCATCTAGTTCATATTCAAGAGGCTCATAGAAAGAATGATGCTGACTTTAGAGTTAGACCTGTTCACGCTGTTAAAGGTACATGGGGTTCTGACTTTATAGAGGAGCTTTACCCTGAGGGAGATGAGTATATAGTTCCTAAGAGAAGACATAGTGGATTTGCCCATACTGATCTTGACCTTTATTTGAGAGAAGAAAATATAGATACAGTAGTAGTTACAGGGGTTTGGACTAATGTGTGTGTAAGAAGTACTGCTTCTGATGCTTTATATAATGCTTATAAGGTTATCACATTAAGTGATGGTTGTGCATCAAAAACTAAAGAAATGCATGAATATGGATTAAATGATTTAAGTATATTTACAAAGGTAATGAGTATTGATGAATATATTGAATCATGGGAAAAGGGTCTTGATCCATGGATTGGTGGAGGAGACAAAGAAAACAAAGTTGAGTAA
- the ade gene encoding adenine deaminase, with product MKPDVIKKAMEYRELIDVLMSDFNYADIVLYGGNVINVITREAYKADVAIKGKHILVVGESEKLIGNDTLVIDVSGKFISPGFIDSHMHFESSMLTISEFSRLSIPSGTTTLVADPHEIGNALGPVGMLAMADEASVTPNHVHLVVPALTPDCPQLETAGVDVSSKDMAMLLNYKNIIGIGELQGFSNAKHVYRNTPEIITDLVASTTYATSIGKVVDGNAPELFGSELAAHIISTGGRCSCHETTTKEECVEKLRQGVYVFMREGSTQRNMAECIRAITEDGLDSRRAILATDDMVAEDLENLGHMNEIVKRTIAEGVDPLEAIQMVTINPATYFGFDDRGVLAPGKLADIAIISDLKNMTIDAVFVEGNLVAAKGQMVIDIPKYVYPNTVKNSVKRGPISKDDLEINASGSMATVRCIELIPDQNLSGSLEFDLKVKNGVVLPNTSEDVLGIACVERYGRNGNIGKAFVKGFGMTSGAFAESVAHDTHNIIAVGTNMEDMTLAVNRVIEMGGGLAIADRGRILDELRLPVGGLITDELTGSEVSRKIKELENTVKTKLGCKVHAPFMHLSFLALSTSPKWKITDKGLIDVNNFRILDPIKD from the coding sequence ATGAAGCCAGATGTTATAAAAAAGGCTATGGAATATAGAGAGCTTATTGATGTACTCATGTCAGATTTTAATTATGCTGACATAGTTTTATACGGCGGAAATGTAATTAATGTAATCACTAGAGAAGCTTATAAGGCTGATGTGGCCATAAAGGGTAAGCATATATTAGTGGTTGGAGAATCTGAAAAACTTATTGGCAACGATACATTGGTTATAGATGTAAGTGGAAAATTCATATCACCAGGTTTTATAGATTCTCACATGCATTTTGAGAGTAGTATGCTAACCATATCTGAGTTTTCAAGGCTTTCTATACCTTCAGGGACTACAACTTTAGTGGCAGATCCCCATGAGATAGGAAATGCATTAGGACCTGTAGGCATGTTAGCCATGGCAGATGAAGCTAGTGTCACACCCAATCATGTGCACTTAGTAGTACCTGCCTTGACTCCAGATTGTCCTCAACTTGAAACTGCTGGAGTAGATGTTAGCTCCAAGGACATGGCCATGCTTTTAAACTATAAGAATATAATTGGTATTGGAGAACTTCAAGGATTTAGTAATGCTAAACATGTATATAGAAATACTCCAGAAATAATAACTGATTTAGTAGCTTCAACTACCTATGCTACAAGTATAGGTAAGGTTGTAGATGGAAATGCTCCTGAATTATTTGGAAGTGAGCTTGCAGCCCATATTATTTCAACAGGTGGCAGATGTTCATGCCATGAGACTACAACTAAGGAAGAGTGTGTAGAAAAGCTTAGACAAGGGGTATATGTTTTCATGAGAGAAGGCTCTACCCAAAGGAATATGGCAGAATGTATAAGAGCCATAACGGAAGATGGTTTAGATTCAAGGAGAGCTATACTTGCTACGGATGATATGGTGGCGGAGGATTTAGAAAATCTAGGTCATATGAATGAAATAGTAAAGAGGACTATAGCTGAGGGAGTGGACCCACTCGAGGCTATACAAATGGTAACAATAAATCCTGCAACATATTTTGGTTTTGACGATAGAGGGGTTTTAGCTCCAGGAAAACTTGCAGATATTGCCATAATAAGTGACTTAAAGAATATGACCATTGATGCAGTATTTGTAGAAGGTAATTTAGTTGCAGCAAAGGGACAAATGGTAATAGATATACCAAAGTACGTATATCCAAATACGGTGAAAAATTCTGTTAAAAGAGGACCAATTTCTAAGGATGATCTGGAAATAAATGCTTCTGGAAGTATGGCTACTGTAAGATGTATAGAGCTTATACCTGACCAAAATCTATCTGGAAGTCTTGAGTTTGATTTGAAGGTGAAAAATGGTGTAGTTTTACCTAATACTTCAGAGGATGTTCTTGGAATAGCCTGTGTTGAAAGATATGGAAGAAACGGTAATATTGGAAAGGCCTTTGTAAAGGGATTTGGTATGACTAGTGGGGCCTTTGCAGAAAGTGTTGCCCATGATACTCATAATATAATCGCTGTGGGTACAAATATGGAAGATATGACACTGGCAGTAAATAGAGTTATAGAAATGGGTGGAGGACTGGCTATTGCAGATAGAGGTAGAATATTAGATGAACTTAGATTGCCTGTAGGAGGACTAATAACAGATGAACTTACAGGTAGTGAAGTTAGTAGAAAAATTAAGGAATTAGAAAATACGGTAAAGACTAAGTTAGGATGTAAGGTTCATGCGCCATTCATGCACTTGTCTTTCCTTGCCTTATCAACTAGCCCTAAATGGAAGATTACCGACAAAGGGCTTATAGATGTTAATAATTTTAGGATTTTAGATCCAATAAAAGACTGA
- a CDS encoding UbiD family decarboxylase → MERQMLRADLEKLRKNEKLLVCDKEVDPKYELGAVLKHFSNKKPILFNNLKGSKLSIIGGMFGDRHIFYDMLGTNHEKRIFKFMDTIVNPQRTKLLDNGPIKENIITRNIDISNTFPIPTFHENDSSSFITAGIVVIRDPETGNRYTSIRRLQVNGGDNLSILIASPMFTNQLKELKGKKKDLEVAVILGYDYPFLLASQLSSELYGVDKYEVDSALRGEPLELVKCHTIDLEVPAHCEIVFEGVIPHDREVQEGPFGELMGYYGKVANHPVIEVKAVMFRNNPIFQVSFPCREEHLSNGLIREVELYMHVRKFADVKDVNVTIGGGCRFHGIVSINKKQEGDGKGVILGALGSNKDLKHVIVVDDDIDIFNGDDIEGALATRVQGSRDVVMINGAHGSGLDPSHNMRGITDKIGIDATKPLGENGMKFNKAIIPGYEKIDIEKYFPNLKD, encoded by the coding sequence ATGGAAAGGCAAATGTTAAGAGCTGATTTAGAAAAATTAAGGAAAAATGAAAAACTTTTAGTATGTGACAAAGAAGTTGACCCCAAATATGAATTGGGAGCTGTTCTTAAACACTTTAGCAATAAAAAACCAATATTATTTAACAATTTAAAGGGAAGTAAATTATCCATTATAGGAGGCATGTTTGGAGACCGACATATATTCTATGACATGCTAGGTACAAACCATGAAAAGCGAATTTTCAAGTTCATGGATACAATAGTCAATCCCCAAAGGACCAAACTACTTGATAATGGTCCTATAAAAGAAAATATCATTACTAGAAATATAGATATATCAAATACTTTTCCAATACCAACATTCCATGAAAATGATTCGTCATCATTTATTACAGCAGGAATAGTAGTGATTAGAGATCCAGAAACTGGAAATCGATACACCTCTATTAGAAGGCTTCAGGTAAATGGTGGGGACAATCTCAGCATTTTAATTGCATCACCAATGTTCACAAATCAATTAAAGGAACTAAAAGGTAAGAAAAAAGACCTGGAGGTTGCAGTAATATTAGGTTATGATTACCCATTTCTTTTAGCATCACAACTCAGTAGTGAACTTTATGGCGTGGATAAATATGAAGTAGATAGTGCTCTAAGGGGCGAGCCACTAGAACTAGTTAAATGCCATACAATCGATTTAGAGGTTCCTGCCCATTGTGAGATAGTATTTGAAGGGGTTATACCCCATGACAGAGAGGTGCAAGAGGGTCCCTTTGGTGAGTTAATGGGATACTATGGAAAGGTAGCTAATCATCCTGTTATAGAGGTTAAAGCAGTTATGTTTAGAAATAATCCAATCTTTCAAGTTTCATTTCCTTGTAGGGAAGAGCATCTTTCAAATGGCTTGATAAGGGAAGTTGAACTGTATATGCATGTTAGGAAATTTGCCGACGTTAAGGATGTAAATGTGACCATCGGTGGTGGATGCAGATTCCATGGAATTGTTTCAATCAACAAGAAGCAAGAGGGAGATGGCAAGGGTGTTATTTTAGGAGCACTTGGAAGCAATAAGGATTTAAAGCACGTGATTGTTGTGGATGATGATATAGACATTTTTAACGGAGATGATATAGAGGGGGCTCTTGCAACAAGAGTTCAAGGATCAAGGGATGTAGTAATGATAAATGGAGCCCATGGTTCAGGGCTAGATCCTTCACATAATATGAGGGGGATTACTGATAAGATAGGGATTGATGCAACAAAGCCACTAGGAGAAAATGGAATGAAGTTTAATAAGGCAATAATTCCTGGATATGAAAAGATAGATATAGAAAAATATTTCCCCAATTTAAAGGATTAA
- a CDS encoding flavoprotein, which produces MSNKELIMKVLGDITTRINSQSIEPRKNLKVEKEKILVLFTGSNFQINKALDGLKKLKENDYSLTLCFSKNGGEILDIQGISDLLRVDKLYLEEDKNNYLEIIKSSDMVIVPVLTQNTLAKVAVGIQDSFISGLLWQLLWSGKKVFVNPNSALDKNNMPCENKKMLKLINNHVERLREFGAKIINDYNYMSYMNKEPEKLRYDNSKEGKNERVGFKKVVTEKDVLNLVGTSNELVIDKRTIITPLAKDVAKEKEVKILRK; this is translated from the coding sequence ATGTCTAATAAAGAATTAATAATGAAGGTTCTTGGAGATATCACCACAAGAATAAATAGTCAAAGTATAGAACCAAGAAAAAACCTTAAAGTAGAAAAAGAAAAAATTTTAGTATTATTTACAGGGAGCAATTTCCAGATTAATAAGGCCCTTGATGGCCTAAAGAAGCTTAAAGAAAATGATTATTCATTGACTTTATGCTTCTCAAAGAATGGAGGAGAAATACTTGATATTCAAGGAATCTCAGATTTATTAAGGGTAGATAAACTTTACTTAGAAGAGGATAAGAATAATTATTTAGAGATAATAAAATCCTCAGATATGGTCATAGTACCTGTCCTAACGCAAAACACCTTGGCAAAGGTAGCTGTAGGAATACAGGATAGCTTCATATCGGGCCTATTATGGCAACTCTTATGGTCTGGAAAAAAGGTGTTTGTTAATCCAAATTCTGCATTAGATAAAAACAATATGCCCTGTGAAAATAAAAAAATGCTTAAGCTAATAAATAATCATGTGGAAAGATTAAGGGAATTTGGAGCAAAAATTATAAATGATTATAACTATATGTCATATATGAATAAGGAACCAGAAAAATTAAGATATGACAATAGTAAGGAAGGAAAGAATGAAAGAGTAGGTTTTAAGAAGGTAGTAACCGAAAAAGACGTTTTGAATTTAGTAGGTACATCGAATGAATTAGTTATTGATAAAAGGACGATTATAACTCCACTAGCTAAAGATGTAGCTAAAGAAAAGGAAGTAAAAATTTTACGGAAATAA
- a CDS encoding cyclase family protein, producing MGLSLIDLSQEIFQGMSVFPMHQPTFIMVNMTHEENMKVTGSKTLGFSARNLLISEHGGTHSDGVWEYNPNGPTIDKMPIEYFWGSAICIDLSHIPASRYIEPQDLEEALKKSGQEILKGDIVLLYTGHHDRNFGTDKWQTEYTGLSYGAAKWLADMGVVNIGVDAPAIDHPDDLDFSGHLICGEYHISNTENLCNLDKVVNRRFLYIGLPLKIRDGSGSPIRAVALVED from the coding sequence ATGGGATTAAGTTTAATTGATCTTTCCCAGGAAATATTTCAAGGAATGTCCGTTTTCCCTATGCATCAACCTACCTTTATAATGGTTAATATGACCCATGAAGAAAATATGAAGGTAACAGGAAGTAAAACATTAGGTTTTTCTGCAAGAAATTTACTTATTAGTGAGCATGGTGGTACCCATAGTGACGGAGTATGGGAATATAATCCTAATGGCCCCACCATAGATAAAATGCCTATAGAATATTTTTGGGGCAGTGCAATCTGCATAGATTTATCTCATATACCGGCAAGCAGATATATCGAGCCACAGGATTTAGAAGAAGCTTTAAAAAAATCTGGACAGGAAATTTTAAAGGGAGATATAGTTCTACTCTATACGGGTCACCATGATCGAAATTTTGGTACTGATAAGTGGCAGACTGAATATACAGGTTTAAGCTACGGGGCTGCAAAATGGCTAGCTGATATGGGAGTCGTTAATATAGGAGTTGATGCACCTGCAATTGACCATCCTGATGATTTAGATTTTTCCGGTCATTTAATCTGTGGAGAATACCATATTTCAAACACGGAAAATCTTTGTAATCTAGATAAGGTTGTCAATAGAAGGTTTCTTTATATAGGACTTCCATTAAAGATTCGAGATGGTTCAGGTTCACCTATTAGAGCCGTAGCCTTAGTAGAAGATTAA
- a CDS encoding UbiX family flavin prenyltransferase, giving the protein MKIIVGMTGGSCSLYGVALLKALEQLGIETHLIVSRMGEYVTKHECDIDISELKSMATYFHEINDLAAPVASGSFKADGMIIIPCSMNTLGAIASGLSLNLIHRAADVTIKEGRKLVIVPRETPLSVIHLENMLKLARIGVKIVPASPGFYHNPQTIGDLVNIMVGRVLDQLGIEANLFERWK; this is encoded by the coding sequence ATGAAGATAATAGTTGGGATGACAGGAGGAAGCTGCTCTTTATATGGAGTAGCCCTCCTTAAGGCTCTCGAACAGCTAGGTATCGAGACTCATTTAATTGTATCAAGGATGGGAGAGTATGTTACTAAGCATGAATGTGACATAGACATAAGTGAATTAAAGTCAATGGCAACCTATTTTCATGAAATTAATGACTTAGCAGCACCTGTTGCTAGTGGCTCCTTCAAAGCTGATGGAATGATAATAATACCTTGTTCCATGAATACCTTAGGAGCTATTGCGAGTGGCTTAAGTTTAAATTTGATTCATAGAGCAGCAGATGTAACTATTAAAGAAGGTAGAAAGCTGGTTATAGTACCTAGAGAAACACCTCTTAGTGTAATACATCTTGAAAATATGCTGAAGCTCGCTAGGATAGGAGTGAAAATTGTCCCAGCGTCCCCAGGCTTTTACCATAACCCTCAAACAATAGGTGATTTAGTGAATATCATGGTGGGGAGAGTGTTAGATCAGTTAGGTATAGAAGCAAACCTTTTTGAAAGATGGAAGTAG
- a CDS encoding EutN/CcmL family microcompartment protein gives MYTGVVIGTVVATRKDERLVGSKLLITQPLNINKKPIGEPIITVDTVGAGIGEYVIFTKGTAARYAARKNDAPIDAAIIGIIDNVDIYLDVFDKK, from the coding sequence ATGTATACAGGAGTAGTAATTGGAACGGTTGTAGCTACAAGAAAGGATGAAAGGCTCGTTGGTAGTAAATTGTTGATAACACAACCCCTAAATATTAACAAAAAACCTATTGGAGAGCCAATAATTACTGTAGATACAGTTGGAGCAGGTATTGGAGAATATGTAATATTTACTAAGGGAACAGCAGCCCGTTATGCTGCTAGAAAGAATGATGCTCCCATAGATGCTGCAATTATTGGAATAATTGATAATGTTGATATATATTTGGATGTATTTGACAAGAAATAA